A genome region from Bombus terrestris chromosome 10, iyBomTerr1.2, whole genome shotgun sequence includes the following:
- the LOC100645254 gene encoding uncharacterized protein LOC100645254 isoform X1: MEQLDEVHSDINKVESSIKVDVSSSLISESTTDIVKNEKDIPENQENKSQECTDNIIQDVLIVNKCDVTDLNKKFESKESNGTENIRNAAINEVEQEIINKDPQIDDLCKKDEKSQEEQAENTTEVGDHSRYAGDISLDKESTNNVEVFNTNEGEQNIEKHDVCTVLNIDTIGDTNAQCQALIKTLSETFDDKDQTLHVTDTDTDLSKLVDSSSEVMVLTVETINDMNESTEENIVLTVHEKDAVVNSNEKNVSAEQKEMKNTEIVNEEFNLIDYAQESDGTIIEVISTEIVAQEVSENCSQKDNKEVLNHTETGNDSITPITSGVINDLETAGDIDIKEKNVSIEEGTDSKEEDIKEECRNIDAKYNVEQETTNENGKTESFDSSHKINVEKKIIHNKIVVPTHVANTEGRNKSISEADKVSITNKRSVIQDIFDDWGVENAEDDNQSVSKAPDTVEIELKSLLNDTKTRTIEESTVVLVEEEITCIEKEPVVDAGKAVEVAKQNKEMQVSKEQLDNNQTIKKQQNSIKSLLKDQLTHSISQAVGKSTKDSTHDTVAFSQTSQIIPINRGRNLTSQSSQVEIAEALKERFREKQKVVEQPPRPDIFFVKKLTQRLSSKLVGSPGTALPALIPLPQPTNQSFIQCDKKSSDNTSTGTSKESNSDNKELLAILEGDVDPDWSNLKPPILAEEGKRSVKIEQSGYNTPPKLDPLVERELALKQLLELPVASSKRNVQKKKKIIKPTPTKSSKAIKTKIVPKTEKETTGMEPKNKTTESVEDTNSSGYASSSLLIESHTSEKKTDIRVDESRSGRKRKLTEKAREHEQQQNIVKRQKVYKGKVSLGKKEPQYQAPPDISLLTENHVSKETMVLPNDEVNVIITDEITEKHVTNNNKVDITLDKLDDTQNVCNIKPSKQNLNKKRSQSITKQNIAVKKILRQNISSNKKTATLKSKLNTSKKSGSKIVSKTKRSTENNAGDSKPKKKIINEIDRLLQDEGVVNLLYDVEQPDKKRLVPITKSQAKVMDIQKVQRELKLRKKLVRNAVLRLRTSAGVSKPRSKRTSIYLNDMQVDKKIGDQAIPVKQINLSQEFILPAKIRNAADASVIIRRHSSSSFSSASGSPRVSIDTPEKNEGGKVDEGGFHSLRSTKRRHSQDEKINVKKSKKKIVQKSDTGIDFVDIVEDKIVFPERLNKKLDSKKADKNPKQPETDETNNGLGKVVTRSNGTATGKVTSKTKKTTKNKVTFAKTNEPDNNEEFSKGEDELSACLAEAANALSVVNAGSRSANSATNRKNKVNANTTKTLESDNNKTKMEIRSQFSNKEINIRRHGNLVQLILTPSSSTKIRNALTLQVMQEFRETLSILKKDDDCRVVLLTSTGSSFCEGLELSMLLHTNKEKRRIHAQEMADAVKDFIKSLASFNKPIVAGVQGAAVGLGVTMLPLFDLVIASDKATFSTPYGKLGQIAEGAAVFTLSHILGSAITSELLLGGRTLTASEALRAGLVTRVLWPDRFQVELLPTLKAMSEQSSQSMEATKTLLRHSLRKKLDAALESETYLLIQHWCSVECQTAIKAYIDGKVQ; the protein is encoded by the exons ATGGAACAATTAGATGAAGTGCATAGTGACATTAATAAAGTAGAATCATCGATAAAAGTAGATGTATCTTCTTCATTAATATCAGAATCAACGACTGATATTGTAAAGAATGAGAAGGATATTCCggaaaatcaagaaaataagTCACAAGAATGTACAGATAATATAATTCAAGATgttttaatagtaaataaatgTGATGTAacagatttaaataaaaaatttgaaagtaaaGAAAGTAATGGAACAGAGAACATAAGGAACGCTGCGATTAATGAAGTAGaacaagaaataataaataaggaCCCACAAATTGATGATCTATGTAAAAAAGATGAGAAATCTCAAGAAGAGCAAGCAGAGAATACAACCGAGGTTGGAGATCATTCAAGATATGCAGGTGACATATCTTTAGATAAAGAAAGTACAAACAATGTTGAAGTATTTAATACAAATGAGGGTGAACAAAACATTGAGAAACACGACGTTTGTACAGTGTTAAATATAGATACAATTGGTGATACTAATGCTCAGTGTCAAGCATTAATTAAAACACTTAGTGAGACTTTTGATGATAAAGACCAAACATTGCATGTCACAGATACAGACACAGATTTGTCTAAACTAGTTGATAGTAGTTCAGAAGTAATGGTACTGACTGTAGAAACTATTAATGATATGAATGAAAGCACAgaagaaaatattgttttaacTGTACATGAAAAGGATGCTGTTGTAAATTccaatgaaaaaaatgtttctgCAGAACAAAAAGAAATGAAGAACACTGAAATTGTAAATGAAGAATTTAATTTGATAGATTATGCTCAAGAAAGTGATGGAACAATTATAGAAGTAATCTCAACAGAAATTGTGGCTCAAGAAGTTTCTGAAAATTGTAGCCAGAAAGACAATAAGGAAGTATTAAATCATACAGAGACAGGAAATGATTCTATAACTCCTATTACCTCAGGAGTAATTAATGATCTAGAAACTGCAGGTGACATtgatattaaagaaaagaatgtaaGTATTGAAGAAGGCACTGATAGTAAAGAAGAGGACATAAAGGAAGAGTGTAGAAATATTGATGCAAAATATAATGTAGAACAAGAAACAACAAATGAAAATGGCAAGACTGAATCTTTTGATAGTTCACATAAAATTAatgtagaaaagaaaattattcataataaaattgtcGTACCTACACATGTTGCTAATACAGAAGGAAGGAATAAATCTATAAGTGAAGCAGATAAAGTGAGCATAACTAACAAAAGAAGTGTAATTCAGGATATCTTTGATGATTGGGGTGTTGAAAATGCAGAAGACGATAATCAGTCGGTATCTAAAGCTCCAGATACTGTGGAAATTGAATTGAAAAGTTTACTAAATGACACGAAAACACGAACTATAGAAGAAAGCACAGTTGTGCTGGTTGAAGAAGAAATTACATGCATTGAAAAAGAACCAGTTGTAGATGCTGGAAAGGCTGTAGAAGTTGCTAAACAAAACAAAGAAATGCAAGTATCAAAGGAACAACTGGATAACAATCAAACTATAAAGAAACaacaaaatagtataaaatCATTACTCAAAGACCAACTAACTCATTCTATATCACAGGCTGTTGGAAAGTCTACAAAAGATTCAACACATGATACTGTGGCATTTAGTCAAACTTCGCAAATTATCCCTATTAATCGTGGTCGAAATTTAACCAGCCAATCTTCACAGGTTGAAATAGCAGAAGCATTAAAAGAACGATTCCGTGAGAAACAAAAAGTAGTAGAACAACCACCGCGACctgatatattttttgttaaaaaactAACCCAAAGATTATCAAGTAAATTAGTAGGTAGTCCAGGAACCGCTTTACCAGCACTTATACCATTGCCTCAGCCTACTAATCAATCCTTTATTCAATGTGATAAAAAGTCATCAGATAATACTAGTACAGGAACTAGCAAAGAAAGCAATTCTGATAATAAAGAACTGTTAGCAATACTGGAAGGTGACGTTGATCCCGATTGGTCCAACTTGAAACCACCAATTTTAGCAGAGGAAGGAAAACGATCAGTAAAGATTGAACAAAGTGGTTATAATACACCGCCGAAACTTGATCCTTTAGTTGAAAGAGAACTAGCATTGAAACAACTTCTGGAATTACCTGTTGCATCATCTAAAAGAAATgtacagaaaaagaagaaaataattaaacctACACCTACTAAATCTTCTAAagcaataaaaacaaaaattgtacctaaaacagagaaagaaacaaCTGGAATGGAACCAAAAAATAAAACTACAGAATCTGTAGAGGATACGAATTCTTCTGGTTATGCTTCATCTTCTTTGCTTATCGAATCCCATACttcagaaaaaaaaacagatatACGAGTAGATGAGTCAAGATCAGGTAGAAAACGAAAACTTACAGAAAAAGCTAGGGAACATGAACAACAACAGAACATTGTAAAACGTCAAAAAGTATATAAAGGAAAAGTTTCACTGGGCAAGAAGGAACCTCAATACCAAGCTCCACCTGACATCAGTTTGTTAACTGAAAATCATGTATCTAAGGAGACCATGGTGCTTCCCAATGATGAGGTTAATGTCATAATAACAGATGAAATAACAGAAAAACATgtcacaaataataataaagtagatATAACATTAGACAAACTTGATGATACACaaaatgtatgtaatataaaacCTTCAAAacaaaatcttaataaaaagaGATCACAATCTATTACTAAACAAAATATAGcagtaaaaaagatattaaggcAAAACATATCTTCAAATAAGAAAACTGCTACtttaaaatctaaattaaacACATCAAAGAAATCAGGATCAAAGATAGTCTCAAAGACAAAACGATCTACAGAAAATAATGCTGGAGATTCTAAACcaaaaaagaaaatcataaaTGAAATAGATAGATTACTTCAAGATGAAGGTGTTGTAAATTTATTGTATGATGTAGAACAACCAGATAAAAAAAGATTAGTTCCCATTACCAAATCTCAAGCAAAAGTTATGGATATACAAAAAGTACAACGTGAGCTTAAACTTAGAAAGAAGTTAGTTCGTAATGCAGTTTTAAGATTACGTACTTCAGCAGGTGTATCAAAACCAAGATCTAAAAGGACTTCTATATATTTGAATGATATGCAAGTAGATAAAAAAATTGGAGATCAAGCCATACCagtaaaacaaataaatttatctcAAGAGTTTATTTTACCTGCAAAAATAAGAAATGCAGCAGATGCATCTGTTATAATTAGGAGACATTCATCTAGCTCATTTTCCAGTGCATCTGGAAGTCCTAGAGTTAGTATTGATACTCCAGAGAAAAATGAAGGAGGTAAAGTTGATGAAGGGGGATTCCATTCCTTAAGATCTACAAAAAGACGACATTCACAAGacgaaaaaataaatgtaaaaaaaagtaaaaagaagatTGTACAAAAAAGTGACACAGGAATTGATTTTGTTGACATTGTAGAGGATAAAATAGTATTTCCTGAACGTCTTAATAAAAAGTTGGATTCAAAAAAAGCTGATAAAAATCCCAAACAACCAGAAACAGACGAAACTAATAATGGTTTAGGGAAAGTTGTTACAAGATCAAATGGTACAGCTACAGGTAAGGTAACATCAAAGACAAAGAAAACTACAAAGAACAAAGTTACATTTGCTAAAACAAATGAACCAGATAATAATGAAGAATTTTCCAAAGGAGAAGATGAACTTTCAGCCTGCCTTGCAGAAGCTGCAAATGCGCTATCAGTAGTCAATGCTGGGAGTCGGTCTGCAAATTCAGCAACAAATCGCAAGAATAAAG TCAATGCAAATACAACCAAAACACTAGAATcagataataataaaacaaaaatggaAATTCGAAGTCAATTTAGTAATAAGGAAATAAATATACGTCGACATGGAAATCTTGTGCAGTTAATACTTACACCATCATCTTCAACAAAAATAAGAAATGCTCTCACTCTGCAG GTGATGCAAGAATTTCGTGAAACATTATCAATTCTAAAAAAGGATGATGATTGTAGAGTTGTTTTATTAACATCAACAGGTAGCAGTTTTTGTGAAGGTCTCGAATTATCTATGTTGCTACatacaaataaagaaaaacgGCGGATACATGCCCAAGAAATGGCAGATGCGGTTAA GGACTTCATTAAAAGTTTAGCATCGTTCAACAAACCTATTGTTGCTGGAGTTCAAGGAGCTGCAGTTGGACTTGGAGTAACAATGTTGCCTTTATTTGATCTTGTGATAGCTAGCGACAAAGCCACATTTAGTACACCTTATGGTAAATTAGGGCAAATTGCTGAAGGTGCTGCTGTATTTACTTTATCACATATATTAGGAAGTGCAATT ACAAGTGAATTATTATTAGGTGGTAGAACTCTAACAGCTAGTGAAGCACTAAGAGCTGGTCTTGTTACTCGAGTTTTATGGCCTGATAGATTTCAGGTTGAATTACTACCAACCCTAAAAGCTATGAGTGAGCAATCCTCACAG TCTATGGAAGCTACGAAGACATTGTTACGTCATAGTTTGCGAAAAAAATTGGATGCAGCATTAGAATCAGAAACATATTTGCTGATACAGCATTGGTGTTCTGTAGAATGTCAAACTGCCATAAAGGCTTACATTGATGGAAAAGTGcagtaa